AGGTAAGGTCCAGGTTGCTCGTAGACAGCTTTGTCGTTTAGAACTTGGATCAGTTCTTTCAAAGACTTGTCATGAGCTCCATCCAACGCATTCGTCCGAAATTCCGCTCCGATATCCGCAAGCGCTTGGTTCCGTTTAGAGGAATTTCCTCCGAACAACTCGTCTAAGCTGGCCGTTTCGGAAATCTCTTCCGCTCTGATTCCCGCTTTCAAAGAGATCAACGCGAATAACGCGTCCTTTTTTGCCAAAGGCAAATGAACCGGTTCCAAAGATCCGGACGCAAAGGAAGAAGGGATAGATTGTACCGATATCTCTTCGGGCGCTTTTGCAGGAACCTCTTTCGGGAGAACTTCCTCTACGGCGATATCTTCGGTGTCGAACTTCCTGGTCCATTCCGTTTCCGAGGTATCCTCTTTTTCGTAAAAAACCTCATTCCGATTCTCTTCTAAATGTAGAATTTGGAAATCGGAGGAATCGATTTTTTCTTTTAGGCTCTGCCTTGCCATCCCCGCCAAATCCCCTCTCGCTCCCACATCGATGAAACGTCGTATTTCCATCTCTCCGAATAGAAGTTCCTGCGTGCGGATCCACTGGACGGGCATCGCGAATTGGTACGCTAGAAGTTCGATCAGAATAACTCTTCGAATTTCGTTCGAATCCAGGTCTTTCTGTTTCAGCTTCATGAGTTCCGCGATCTTTTCGCTACCGGACGTTTCGTGGATTTTTTTAAGAAAATCCTCCGAGCAACCGAACGGAAGGGCTACCAAATTCGGAATGTATTTGCCGTCCAGATCATGCAAAGGAAGATCCTTCGGAATATTTTTCTCTAGCGTATTTCTGAACTCGGAAACTCCGGAAAATAGGATCCTGGAATGGAACGGTACGTCGATTCCTTCCAGTCGAATCGTGGTCTTTTTGCCCCGGGCGAATTTTTTGCAATCCGCTTCAAGCTGTTCCAAGGCTTTTATGTTTCCAGTAACTGAATATTGTTTATCTCGAATATTATAATTCACTACTTCCAAGTGAAGGCCCGTTTTACTCTTGGCCTCCTCTACGAGTTGTAGAATCTTTTCCTGGTCTAAGCCGACATGTCTGTTCCCCAAAACGACGCTCATCGCATAATCGCTTTTTCCTTCCGGATCTCTCGGAACCAGCCTTTGCATCGTGAATCCGCGGTTATAAACGATGTTGAATACGTTCTCCGACCGGAGAAATCCCCTCGCAGCCAAAGCCGAAAATTCGCCTAACGAATGTCCCGCAAACGGAGAATTCGGTACCAAGTAGCCTCTCTTTTTCAGAATCGCCCAATCCGCGAGAGATTTTGCCACGAGGGCTACCTGAGTGAATTGGGTCAAGTGCAGCACTCCTTTCGGATGCACCCAATTTTTCCCTCCACAATAAATCGACGTGGGATTGTTTCGTACGATTTCCAGCAAAGAAAAACCGAATTCTTTCGTAGCGGTCTTCTCGGCCTGCGTCCAAATCTCTCGAGCTTCCGGAAATTCCTCCAAAAGCTTCATTCCCATTCCTTGCGATTGCGAACCTTGGCCGGTGAATGCGTATGCGGTTTTCGCGGGAGATACGAGCGCCTTACCACGAAGCTTCATCTCCCCTTTTTCGTTTTCGACGGAAACCTCCAGAACCAGATTTCCTTCCTGCTGCGCTATGTGATATGCATTCAGTCTTAGTTCCTCGTCCGTAGAAACCGGGGATTCGAACCTTTCCTCGAAGGAAACCAATCGTCTCGGATCTCCTCCGCATGCGAATCGAATCAGGATGCTCACTGCCTGAGAGGAAGTCCATAGGCCGTGCACGATCGGACCGTTCCACCCGCCCAGTCTCGCGAATTTAGGATCCGTATGAATCGGATTTGCATCCTTGGAAAAGACGGAATAGGAATCCATCGAACTAGGGGCAGGAAACGTTTCCGAAACGATCCTATATTTTTTTGCCAACGGTTGTTCCGAGCGCGAATTCTGAAACGTTTCGAAAACTCGATTGATGCTGGATTTTCGTTCCTGATCGAACTTCTCAAAAAGCCGAAACTTCCCGTACGCGGATCGGTTTCCCCGGGAATCCGTCCTAAAAATGTTCCCTTCCGCCTTGAATCTCCTCTTCGAAGTTCCTTCAATGGAAAGTACATCCGAAGATTGGAAATGAACGATGTCCCCGACCTGAACCGGATCCGCATTACTCCGTTTCGATATCCAGGAGATGGTACGGAAGGCATCCGCTTCCGCCTCCGAGTTTAGTAGAATGCAATGATCGATAGGAATAGAATCGAAACGAAGAAGATTGTTTGTTTTTCCTCTCAATAGAAATCCGGTTTCAAATTCTGCGAGCGACTTCTCTCCCGTCTTGATATTTCCGGAGACATAGAGAACCAAAGAATCCCCGAGTCTATCCACCTTCGAAATTCTAGAAGAACATAAAACCCGATCTCCAGCCTTAAGATCGGAAAACTCGGGAACCCATTTGAATTTCTGGGATAGATGAAGCAGCCTAAAGAGATCCACTTTGGAAAAGGAAAACAAAGAGGAAATCATACTCTTCCAACCGAAGACGACTCCCATCGATAACGGAGCTGTAAGCGACTCTCCTTCCGCCAAATCCTTACGGAAATAATCGTTTGTGGCCGTTCTAAACCCGACTATATCTTGGTTCGTTAAAACGAATTCGTTATGTGAAATCAATGAAGACGGATTCGGACGTCGGTATATAGGTCTAAAATCGGACGTACCGTCCAAGCCCCAGACTTTTTCGTAAAAATCCGAAATCGAATCTGCACGGAAACCCAAGTCTTCTAGAATTATGGAATTCGGACGACCTTCGGAATAGATTCGTCTCTTAAAAGGAATCGATTTCTGCTTGGAAGGGTGATTGAAAAAAAGGACTAGCTCTGCATTGTTCTCGTCCAGAGCGGTAAATCGAACGGAAGGAATTTCCTTGTCCTTCCCAAAAGCGGATATCTCCGTGAACCTACCGAAATCATCCGTTTTCCAAGAGAAGCGTTCGTATTCTTCGGACGAAAATAGCGTGGGAATATCGGAGATCTTTCCACCCAAGCGGGGATAGGAGAGAGCCGCAGAAAGGATACCCCTTCCTTGCGAGCTTAAGAAGGAGACCCACTCCGCTGCATCCGGAAATTCTCCGACGACCCTTCTGACTTCCTTGCGATCCTCGGTCTTCAGGATCTGAATTTGATTCGGATCTACCGTTTTAGAAGCGGGCAAGAAATCCTTCCAAAAATCCGACTCTACCCTTTCCGCTTTCCCTTTTACCCCTTCTACGAAGTTCTTCAGAATGTGAGCGACGGGCTCGTTGCTTTTCTGAATTCCGACCAGTGCGCTAGGACCGGGGATCCAAGCGCATGCTTCCGGACGCATTCCGATACAATGGGAATACCAGAGCGAATCGGAACGAATCCAACGTACCAGATCTTCGTCCAGTACCGGAACGAAATTGACCGGTTTGCCGGAACGTTTGCAAACATCCAGAAAGAATTCCCGATCTTCCGGAAGCAGATATGTGCCCTCGCCTGTCGGATATTTTTTCCCCCATTCTTCGAGGAATTTTTCGGGATCGTCTAACTCCTTCGGATCTTGAAGCAAGGAAGAAGCGTCCGATTCTTCGGATACCAGTCGCCCTTCGAAACGATACACCAGCTCCTGGAGACGTGATCTGAAACTTCGATCGATGAAAGGATGGTCCGGCCAATTCCCTTCGGGTGAGCGAAGCTTTTCTCCAGGACATACCAGCTCCACATACCTTCTAAGGACTCGATGATAGGTCATAGAATCCAAATCTCCGAAATAAGGCTTAGCGGTTTGATTCAAAAGATTTAATATCTTTTCCCGGTTTTTCCCGATGTTCTCGCGAGCCTCCTTCGGTTCTATACCTTTGGTCAGCCTTTCCGCCAAATCAGAAAGTTCCGTCCAGAGATTCGAAGCATAATAAATATCAGCGCCTAATCCGGATTTACCCGAAATAACTCCGCCGACATCCTTTCCATCTTTGGTTTTCTTCCAATCCCTGGAGCCGGACAATCTGACCAGCTCTTCCTTGATCGGGAGGGACGTCATACATTCCAGTGCGGACATTAGCCTCGTACCGAGAAAGACCGCATCTACCGGCTTTCTTACTTTCGAATCCCAATCTCCGGATAACCAAAGAGCTGCGTCTTCGGGAGAAGCGATACCTCCTCCCACTGCCAAAATTACGTTGGATCTTTTTCGAATGGAGGCATATGTGCTTTGGACTAAATCCTCCAATTCCTCCCAGCTATGGTGTCCACCGGCTGCCCCTCCTTCGATCTGCATCATCAAAGTGAGGTGCGGAACCTTATCGGCGATCTTCAACACCTTTTGCACCTGTTCTACGGTTCCGGGTTTGAATGAATTCAACCAGATTCCTAAGGAAGCAAATTCGTTTAATAATGTAACCGCTTCTTCCGTATCCGGAATTCCGGCGGAGATGGTTACGCCTTCGATCGGAAACCCCTCCGATTTGCATTTCTTGACCAATGGAACATGCAGATTCCAAAGATAAGAATCTAGATAGAGCAGATTGATCACGATCCCACATCCGGAAGGAATGCCGTCCTGCACCCTTTTCAATCTCGCGCGAAATAAATCCTCTGTAACCTGACCTCCCCCGGCCCACTCTACAACGTAGCCTTCCTTTGCCGCGGCGATGACAATCTCGGGTTCCATTGTCGATGGAGTCATTCCACCTCCGAATACGGGAGGACGCCCGGTCCATTTGGAATAACGGTTGAGTGGAAAGTCCTGTCCTGAGGGAAGTTTCGCGAATCGGACGGCGTAGTCGGACCATGCGTCTGGAAACGCCAAATCCCGGGATCTCGTATACGCTCGAAACCCCTCCTCTTGGCTCAGGTTTTTCACCAAGACCGAGCGACCCTTTAGGAAAGGAACGGTAAGTTTCTCCACGAATTCTCCCGGACCGAAAGAAAGGAAAAGATGTTTTCCGTCCCTCGAAAGCAGGGAAGAAAGAGTCCGATTCCAATCTAGCATATCTCTCGCAACCATTGCGGCAAATTCGTAGGAAAGATTTTTATGCGACAAACGGAGATCGGATCCGTCTCTCGTATCGTATAACGGAATTGCAAGTTCCTCTGCTTTCGGGAAAAATCCGATCCGATAAAAATCGGACTGAACGATTTCTACGACTTCACTCAGAAAGAAGGAATGAAAAGGCAGGGACGCGTTGACGAAATTCCAGGTCTTCAAACCTTCGAATCCGGATCGAGACAGATAATCCCGGAATTTCAGTAACGCCTCGGGCGATCCTCCGAAAACCTTATCGCTGGAATTATTCAGTAAACAAAGACATATTTTGTCGGACTTCGAAGAAGAGTTATACTCTTTCAGAATATCCTCTATCCGTCCGTTCGATTCCGGAAAA
The sequence above is a segment of the Leptospira fletcheri genome. Coding sequences within it:
- a CDS encoding type I polyketide synthase gives rise to the protein MKTADTENLQEKHEKGNHGSISFVNREKNGDFSTSILFAGQGSNPIPELLSLYETEGENSEFFSSLFSVVEACISKVDSENYSFLYPRGFSLREWFQNPEEIPKELLLRSSLYSVPLVFAAQAGNLFRFLRNGEDWRELRKRASGIYGHSQGIFAGLLFSSSNDKASFLHHFETIFAAMFFLIYRAQILYPDMPLDPETTRRFGKTGEKASSMAQMRFPESNGRIEDILKEYNSSSKSDKICLCLLNNSSDKVFGGSPEALLKFRDYLSRSGFEGLKTWNFVNASLPFHSFFLSEVVEIVQSDFYRIGFFPKAEELAIPLYDTRDGSDLRLSHKNLSYEFAAMVARDMLDWNRTLSSLLSRDGKHLFLSFGPGEFVEKLTVPFLKGRSVLVKNLSQEEGFRAYTRSRDLAFPDAWSDYAVRFAKLPSGQDFPLNRYSKWTGRPPVFGGGMTPSTMEPEIVIAAAKEGYVVEWAGGGQVTEDLFRARLKRVQDGIPSGCGIVINLLYLDSYLWNLHVPLVKKCKSEGFPIEGVTISAGIPDTEEAVTLLNEFASLGIWLNSFKPGTVEQVQKVLKIADKVPHLTLMMQIEGGAAGGHHSWEELEDLVQSTYASIRKRSNVILAVGGGIASPEDAALWLSGDWDSKVRKPVDAVFLGTRLMSALECMTSLPIKEELVRLSGSRDWKKTKDGKDVGGVISGKSGLGADIYYASNLWTELSDLAERLTKGIEPKEARENIGKNREKILNLLNQTAKPYFGDLDSMTYHRVLRRYVELVCPGEKLRSPEGNWPDHPFIDRSFRSRLQELVYRFEGRLVSEESDASSLLQDPKELDDPEKFLEEWGKKYPTGEGTYLLPEDREFFLDVCKRSGKPVNFVPVLDEDLVRWIRSDSLWYSHCIGMRPEACAWIPGPSALVGIQKSNEPVAHILKNFVEGVKGKAERVESDFWKDFLPASKTVDPNQIQILKTEDRKEVRRVVGEFPDAAEWVSFLSSQGRGILSAALSYPRLGGKISDIPTLFSSEEYERFSWKTDDFGRFTEISAFGKDKEIPSVRFTALDENNAELVLFFNHPSKQKSIPFKRRIYSEGRPNSIILEDLGFRADSISDFYEKVWGLDGTSDFRPIYRRPNPSSLISHNEFVLTNQDIVGFRTATNDYFRKDLAEGESLTAPLSMGVVFGWKSMISSLFSFSKVDLFRLLHLSQKFKWVPEFSDLKAGDRVLCSSRISKVDRLGDSLVLYVSGNIKTGEKSLAEFETGFLLRGKTNNLLRFDSIPIDHCILLNSEAEADAFRTISWISKRSNADPVQVGDIVHFQSSDVLSIEGTSKRRFKAEGNIFRTDSRGNRSAYGKFRLFEKFDQERKSSINRVFETFQNSRSEQPLAKKYRIVSETFPAPSSMDSYSVFSKDANPIHTDPKFARLGGWNGPIVHGLWTSSQAVSILIRFACGGDPRRLVSFEERFESPVSTDEELRLNAYHIAQQEGNLVLEVSVENEKGEMKLRGKALVSPAKTAYAFTGQGSQSQGMGMKLLEEFPEAREIWTQAEKTATKEFGFSLLEIVRNNPTSIYCGGKNWVHPKGVLHLTQFTQVALVAKSLADWAILKKRGYLVPNSPFAGHSLGEFSALAARGFLRSENVFNIVYNRGFTMQRLVPRDPEGKSDYAMSVVLGNRHVGLDQEKILQLVEEAKSKTGLHLEVVNYNIRDKQYSVTGNIKALEQLEADCKKFARGKKTTIRLEGIDVPFHSRILFSGVSEFRNTLEKNIPKDLPLHDLDGKYIPNLVALPFGCSEDFLKKIHETSGSEKIAELMKLKQKDLDSNEIRRVILIELLAYQFAMPVQWIRTQELLFGEMEIRRFIDVGARGDLAGMARQSLKEKIDSSDFQILHLEENRNEVFYEKEDTSETEWTRKFDTEDIAVEEVLPKEVPAKAPEEISVQSIPSSFASGSLEPVHLPLAKKDALFALISLKAGIRAEEISETASLDELFGGNSSKRNQALADIGAEFRTNALDGAHDKSLKELIQVLNDKAVYEQPGPYLRNSFEDMIKKFFPPDVGRKEIFRHLKEERLLSESGVFAASSYLPLLAREGDSLGKGKLSPIGLKSRIAGSKEAYRWLDQALDLFAVWKNISIPKKEHSLGIGGGGLKVDAAALEALERKYFGLDGAFAKSLRELKKRLLDEDPYSEFLLQDLNSLENARSTVPVSADQIPPIFSEKKIVSFRNSLQWAKKRILVRAAEFSKGEISEFSPEDLLYFRNVVNAELEEVLDFWREKFESRIQNPRNAEEADRSGIASREFARLVSRIRGKENKNPIFVYPRLVFRPTLRETESGSFLCEEIEVKSDPWSGRHSRVSVLETSADSGNSFRADAKTTQEFTRVLNELCRLGVSFAGKKVLVTGAGPGSIALETVKAFLLGGAEVVLTTTSYSSERIQFYKRIFQRFGVRGASLEVVPFSQGSFADVRSLSERFSAKKWYPDFLLPFAAVGEENTVSALDDSSLLSLRVMLIGVEKLIGELGRARIASDVSEGKLSVILPLSPNHGMFGRDGMYSETKIGLETLFRKRFSEREEWGSSVRILGSVIGWVRGTGLMEANDLLAPILEDKTGIRTFSKMEMGYLLVGLAAWSQRNQSPEVVKADFTGGLRNVNGLGEILAESRSEVVARSKRNSEFRSILRNLEEPRKEKRIRKFPGQGLRVPGIPSDADLREFNSGPIPELEKMVCIVGYAEIGPGGSSMTRWELEKNGSLSLEASLEMAWMMGYVRYQAGEKGRVWTDAQTGEEIPEWQVKERYESEILKHSGIRIVEKKSSGFDPTSIPVFTDIVLEEDFYIPVSGPEEAAELKKAEPEITEIYHNAPSEKWFIKRRKGSVLKVKKAAGLQRRVAGQIPDGWDPERYGIPKDLVRQVDPVTVFNLYCTCEAYLRAGLDPFELFENVHPSQVGTSVGSGMGGMQKLKRLFLDYRLGEERQHDALQEALINVNAAWAVTTYAGIYGVMQTPVAACATGGVSLELARDSILSGKAKFMIAGAFDDLAEESMIGFGDMNATANTDDMEASGIDPSRVCRPNDVRRNGFLESQGGGVVLLARGDLALAMGLPVYGILGYAASRTDGIQTSIPAPGLGLLSLAAESKTEISPLRQALENFGLDADAIAVAYKHDTSTKANDKNENKLLCTIMGKLGRRPGNLLPVVSQKSLTGHPKAGAAMWQTIGLLQAIEEGTVSGNRNLEDVDFDMNAYSQICFTDESISFGRHDWKAGILTTLGFGHIGALALLLHRNFFWTKISADQKKEYLQKLERRNTFALRKYNEIRLDVGEKLYERKTHSFVDTEREESVLLDAEFRLGAQSPENRTAESFSFSPESAKR